A window from Drosophila kikkawai strain 14028-0561.14 chromosome 2L, DkikHiC1v2, whole genome shotgun sequence encodes these proteins:
- the LOC138929668 gene encoding uncharacterized protein: MPKKPQHLSLASSAAGGSGSGNGSKPKYSLTLHNNKHAQGGGKNPQAATLREGHQQRQHLKALRLMREAGEAGGAETSEYRRHNGGAGLSPAEEAVGVHLKAGGKSATANGEASSNMTKSGNGSTGMANGAMRAQNNRLWYH; encoded by the coding sequence ATGCCGAAGAAGCCGCAGCACCTGAGCCTGGCCAGCAGCGCGGCcggtggcagcggcagcggcaacggcAGCAAGCCCAAGTACAGCCTGACCCTGCACAACAACAAGCATGCCCAAGGAGGTGGCAAGAATCCGCAAGCGGCGACTCTGCGCGAAGGTcaccagcagcggcaacaccTCAAGGCCCTGCGCCTGATGAGGGAGGCTGGCGAAGCAGGTGGAGCAGAGACGTCAGAGTACCGACGGCACAACGGCGGGGCGGGATTGTCGCCCGCCGAGGAGGCGGTGGGCGTGCACCTGAAGGCCGGTGGAAAGTCAGCGACTGCCAACGGCGAGGCTTCGAGCAACATGACGAAGTCCGGAAACGGAAGCACTGGAATGGCGAACGGTGCCATGAGGGCACAAAACAACAGGCTGTGGTATCATTGA